The Pongo abelii isolate AG06213 chromosome 7, NHGRI_mPonAbe1-v2.0_pri, whole genome shotgun sequence genome contains the following window.
ATATTGGTCCAGAAGAAGAAAAGTGAATACAAGCCAATAAGGTtataaaaaggagagagagagagagaagcttccTGGTTCCTTGTTAATTCAGAGACATAAGTGTCAAAATTTCTCTGAATTTGAATGCAATATAAATTTCTTCAGagggtagtttaaaaaaaaaaaaaatcaggtcaggtgcggtggctcatgcctataatcccagcactttgggaggccgaggagggtggatcgcctgaggtcaggagttcgagaccagcctggccaacatggtgaaacccgtctctactaaagatacaaaaatcagccaggcgttgtgatgggcacctgtaatcccagctactcaggaggctgaggcaggagaatcacttaaacccaggaggtagaggtaggttgtagagagctgagatcgcaccactgccctccagcctggatgaaagagtgagattctgtctgttaaaaaaaaaaaaaaaaaatcatacaactaAAAAAATAAGCTTAAGAAAACACTGGGTTTGGGCTTTCTCCCTCTAATCCCAAAACTCCCTGCATTGCTTTCCTTTATCTGGAGGCCCAGCTTTCAACATTTGTGTCCTAGATGCTGCTTTGTGAAAAGGGGACAAATGGGAATGACATTGTATCTTGTGATGTGCTATTTATTAGAAATCAGAAAGGCTTCCTCCACAGGAACCAAGTGGGTTAAATATGAAATTCAACACTTTCTCAAATTCAGCATATAGCTTTGGGAGAAaaggagaagtttggaaaaagaaaaatattagccaaaaacattttttcaaaaaccaTAAACTACTAGTGCAGTCTTTCTAGCAGTTCCTCAAAGGGAaatcatttctttgcattcaaaAGCATTGAGCTAGGATAAACAGAATTCTAGGAGACCAGGGGATGGGTGGGGCACTTGCTTCAGCAGATCAATCGCTGAGAATCAGAACAAATTAAGGGTGTGAGGGTTGGGGGAGGCAGCAGAAGAGACTGGGGCCCAATGCAGCTGGTTTCCACGTGATTAGGGTCAGAAGGAGGTGAGTGAGGAAGCTGTTGGCATGTGGCTGGAGCTGCCGAGGCTGAGATGGAGTGTTGTCCTTAATGCCACCTACCCTAGGGGAAGCACAGGCCAAACATGCTCCCAAAGGAAGCAAAGAACAGAAGAACAGTTCCATCCAAAACACAATAGTGGAGCCAGGCTCTAGATTGGGTCTTCAAAACAGAAATACACCAAGTCCCTACCTGCATGGGACCTGCAGTGCAAAGCAGACCTGTGAATAACCAACTTCAAAAGGAGGTAGTcagcccaggcgcagtggctcacacctgtaatcccagcactttgggaggccaaggcagacagatcacttgaggtcaggagttcgagatcagcctggttgACATAGTGAAAttccactctactaaaaatacaaaaaaattttatctgggcatggtggcacacgcctgtaatcccagctacccaggagggagaggtacgagaatcacttgaacccgggaggcggaggttgctgtgagccgagactgtgccactgccctccagcctgggcgacagagcaaaactctgtctcaaaaaaaataaaaataaaaagaggttgTCAAATTtgtgatagaaaaaatataaaagcccAAAGGACAGTCACTTTGCTTAGCCAGAGCTGGAAATGCTGGGGGAAGGAAGGCCTCCTGGGGACAGACACTTCAGAtgaaatttggaagaaaaataagaggCTGGTAAGCAAAGGCGCCAGGTTAGCAGAGCTCGCCCTAACTAGGTACATTTGGATACAGTACAAACAGAAAAAACTGCAGGTCTACGGTAGCATAtggaaaagaaacaacagaataaagaataggTTAAATGTTCCTGAAAAGAAATATCGTCTCTTTATCAGgacaataaaacagataaaaagagGTTAGCAATGACTTGTACTTTCCATCAAGTCAATCCCTTCTGGCCTGGAAAGTCACCCCTATTCTGTGTCATTCTTCTTCTCCTTGCTGTCTCTGTCTTAAACACACATTTCTTGCATTTTTACACTGCAGTCATTCACTAAAATGGCTTCTGTTCCAACTCATTGTATCACCAATACTGGCAGAGAGCAATTCTAGGTCAAGCAACTTAAGTGATAAGAATGCATCTGCTGGACAGTTGCAGTtgggatcacgcctgtaatcccaagactttgagaggctgaggcaggcaccttgcttgagctcagaagttggagacaatcctgggcaacaaggcgaaatgtggtctctacaaaagatacaaaaattagccaggcatggtaggtgtgtgcctatagtcccacctgctcaggaggctgaggtgggagggttgcttgagcccgagaggctgagactgcagtgagccaaaatcatgccactgcactccagcctgggcgactatactaagaccttgtctcattaaatataataataataaatttttaaaaaataataatctgctCCTCTTAGAAACACCTTACTCCAGAAATGCCGACTTCAGGGGACTTGGATCATGATGGGGTATTAGACTTGTTTCTCAAATCTCCACATTTAGTCAACTCCTAGGAATCCCATTCATTCCTCCCATTGCTGAGAATCCAAATTTAAACTGAACAGGGAACAACCCCATGGAAGTATCTTTGTATTAGAAATTGCAGGACCGTAGCAGAGAGAATTTCCAAAGAAGCCAACCCACTTAAGGAACTCCATTAAACTACGTATGAGAAATGTAGGGTCCTACAGCAAATGACTGCTTCTAGCAGTCCCTGCTGAGTATTAGCAAATTAAAAACAGACTAGACTTTGTTTAATTGGCTATATCAAggctaaaaaaaaagattaattataAAAGACTAAATTAAATTATGTTTGGAAGATGCCTAGTTAGATTCAAATTTTCAAATGGCCATTGTACAATTGCCTCATCCCATCTACTAGAGTTTATGCTAGGACAAGAAGTGGCTTTTATTCACCATGTAATCTGACCCCTATGCCATTTGGATAAATGTCTTACATGGTTTAGTCCCTCAGTAAAAATAAATTGAGTTTAATTTAATTATCAGTCTAagatttgtataaatattttctcttatgaatgtataaaaatttataagacttttataaatattttttcactggtgattttaaaatgtagaagcCTCTGAGAGGATGGTATAAATGCTTGTagaatattcattaatttttttcttatagtacTTTTAGTTGCTTATATTCTTATACTTTGACtaaagtttctttttaattaattactttttatttataactgacataataattgtgcatatttatgggatacagtgtgatgtttcaatgcatgtgtacattgtataatgatcaaatcagggtaattaccaTATCCAtaactttaaacatttatcatttcgtTTTGGtgacaacatttaaaattttccatcttaAATACACTACATTGTTATttgctatagtcaccctactgtatAATAGAACACCCTACTGTATAATAGAATAGAACAATACTTTGTCTATATGTTTTTCCAATATGCCAAATTTCAATAAAATGTGCTTTTAAATTGTAGTTACTATGCTCctgggaattcttttttttttttttttttttgagatggagtctcgcactgtcacccgggctggagtgcaatggtgtgatctcaactcactgcaacctccacgtcctggttcaagcaattttcttgcctcagcctcctgagtagctaggattacaggtgcccgccaccacgcctggctaattttttgtatttttagtagagatggagtttcactatgttggccaggctggtctcaaactcctgacctcgtgatccacccacctcagcctcccaaagtgctgagccaccgcacatgagccaccgcgcccggcccctcctAGGAATTCTTATGGTGGCCATCTTGCCCAAGATGACGGAAACACTAGTCAGTTTCACCACAAATCTTGGTCAGCATGAGGAAAGTACTAAACTTGGTCAGATGCGTCAACTTTGGGAGTTAGTGAGGAAACAGGTAAACAGAGCTGAAACAGAGACTTCACTTCATTGGGCAGGTTAACAGCATTTCCTCTGCTCCGCTTTTGCAGAAGTTAATGAATATGTGGCCTCATCTTCTTCTGAGTCATCCTAACCCAAAGGAAACCTTATGTCAACACTTGGTGTAAGGTGATCCAATTTGATAAAATTACTATTTATCTCTAATCCTTTAAGGTTCTTCAGGTAAGTTTGCTTCCATGATCAAATTAATATAAAAGACCCACTAGTGAAAGCTTAATGGAGCTCTAATTTCAATCATTTTGTTTACTCATAAAATATTCCCCTATCATAAACTTTGAAAAATCCACCCTGTCAACAAATTTCACTATGATCACACCCTAGGGCCATTATGGACTTCTGGGAGTCCAGCCTGAATAAAGACAGCAGAATCAGAACATCTATTATAAAGAAACTTTTCTGCAGATGTACAAGAAGTCttccaatgtttatttttttaataaaaagctcATATTTATCCTTGCATACTGATTTACCTATTatgcaatataaatattttgatcACAAATGACCTTTCCTTAAAGTGAGATACCTTAAgaaaaaatttctatttatagTCCTTACTTTGTCCATAAATTGCAGCAAACATTTCCAGGTACAAGATCATTGAGGCATGGTGGATACACGGATGTGTGCAGACACTGCCCACCAGTCATGCCACGGTTGAGTGCACAAAGTTCTCCCAGCCCTCTTCTCTAACAAGTGCTCCAGGAAGCCACTGTCTCCAATCAGAATTGGCATGAGATGGAACCACTTACCATCTTACTTCTACATGTTTCTGATTGCCTGTGTGCCCTGGGATATGTtcctaggtgattctgatactTCTGGCCAGAAGCTTGTACACTTCAGCCCAGCTCTGCACATTCAACAACTGTGGCTTTATGCTGCTTTGCTCATGTCTGACCAAAGCAAGTTGCGTAACCATACACACGGTCACAGGAAAAACATTAGGTAGAAAGCCACCTACAGCCCTTTTTATTTTCTGCCCAGTCATTTGATCTGAAGTAAACAGGGTGATTTCTTTTCAAAGTATTAATTTGCTATTTCAGTATCAAGGTAGTAttctgctttttatatttaactttatgatttttaaaaaatagattaaatttaaaaattcatgaattTACTGTGGATTTCAGTGAGTTCCCTTTTTTTCCAGCAAGTTTCCCTGTTTCTGTTATTATAGCATCAGGGCTAACATATTGGGGAAGTCACAGTCATacacttctcttttttattatacccCTAAATCTGGGAAATCAATGAGATCTGACTATTTCTTTGTCAAAATAGTTCTGAAATTCACCTCATCACCATTGTCACCACCATAATCCTAGGGAAGACATTCATATCATCTCACTTTTATAATCATAGCCTCAcaaacatgcatgcatatatacacacagagacacatacacatatgtatacatacatgtatattctatgtgcacatatgtatgtatacatacataaatatataatatatacacatatatcagatatatatacatatataatgcatatatacacatatttcatGTTTGTATGTATATTAAAAGTATCAAAAGACAGAAACATTGCCAAGCATGAGGAAATTATATGCATTTTTTCCACGTCTAACAAATTTGGGGATGAAATGTCTCAATACatgaacacacaaacacatagacacacaatAAATGCAAAACTTACCGGTTGACCTCCCCACCATCTATGATTAAATTTCTCTCGCCCTCGCAGATGAAAAGTGGCATCAAATACGGGATCATACATTGAATTGCCAACAATTCCATGTGATTCTGGATATAGCCCCTTTTTGTAAAAGCaaatttattgttaaaataacaatacaataatCCACATACATTAATTCTAGTATGAATTTTCTTAGCAGAGAAGGTTTTATAGCAATACTTAATTTCCAAAATTATATAAGACATATATAACCTTCACTGTGTATCTGTTTGAGCAAACATGAATAATATCTATGGGACAAATTATAAGCCATCTGAGAAACTTAATATGATTATAAGAAATTTAATATTGGGGTTTTTTACTGCTGTAATTTAAGAAGATGACAATAATTTTCATGACAATAAATTAACCTTTAGTTTGGAATGTATACATGTGCCTCCAAAGAAGCTTCTATTTCTAAATacacttttccttctttctaaattCTATTGCTCcccaaatcaataaaaataaataaataaattatgttttaaagaagaaagagtgGTAGAATTTGAAGTacctgaaaattaaaacatagcCCTGaagtcaacattttttttttttttttttggattttttttttcttttattatcattattattattattatactttaggttttattatgtatacatatgaagtcaacatttttatttgcaaattcagaaaataaacaatagaccctctggtatttgagagaaGTTTAATGTATGTGTTCAAACAGAACCGCACCTGAGAAAAGTTTCAGCTTTAAAGCTGGAATGAAGTTCAATCACCCACAAAGTTGTAAAAGGCATTTGCTGTGAACAAATGACCCAGATAAGgtggaaaacagaaagattttCTTTGAACACTAAGGAACacgttttaaaagtaaaagtctCCCCTTTAAAGTCATTCCAGGATGAAATCAGCCCTTTGAATGTGTatcatttgaaaaaatacttACAGTGGCCAAAGTGTATAAGTTAGGAAAGGTTTTAGTTGGGTACACCGGCCTCATGTAAGGAGAATGTGTGCCACAAGACCCTGGAAAGAGAATTGCAAATATTAGAACAAGAGAACCAACAGGAATTGCTTATAGAAAATCCATTTTATAAACACTCAGACACGTGTTACCTTCACTTCtgtatttcaaataataaaaccCATTTAAAACTACGTGCCCATAGATCTCAAAGCCCACAGCCCACTTGTTACTGTGGAGATCCTGGATTACAGATAAGAACACAGAGTATGGAAATTACTTACTTAGTTTTTCAATATTAGGCATGACTTTGCTGCCTTTCTTCATGTATGATGCGCGGAAGCCGTCCACGGAGAAGATGATTAATGGAGGGCGAACAAACCTTAAACGGTAACACATTAAGCTTTTAGAAACCTTATCGCCACAGAGTTGCCATTACACCTAGTGATTCTCAATAATGGGCGCaataatttccaagaaaaaatttcgccgggcgcggtggcttacgcttataatcccagcactttgggagtccgagacgggctgatcacctgaggtcaggagttcgagaccagcctggccaacatggtgaaacccccatctctactacaaatacaaaaattagctgggcgtgatggtgggcacctgtaatcccagctacttgggatgctgaggcaggagaatcacttgaacaggggagacagatgttgcagtgagctgagatcgcaccattgcactccagcctggccgacaagagcaaaactccatctcaaaaaaataaaattaaatttaaaaaccaaacgTATTCATTTAACCATTTAACCACAAGCCAGTCGTGGTTAAATCAAGACTGCCCAACAAAAATATTCTGTCAGTCATTCATTATCTGAATTCTTATGTATGAGATCTGTTAAGTTATGGTAcaaattaaaaagtcatgaaatatttgtcttGTAACAAATAACACAGTGACCTGTTATTATTCATTGGtagctttttttgagatgagctATCAAGGCCGCCCTTTCTGCCTTGTTCTTCATGTCTGCGAAGATCATTTTTGTTCCGGGGATGTGCTTCTTGGGATTCTCCAAATACTCCATGAGTGTATCCTCTCCCCAGGTGATGCTTTTGTTCTTATGGGCCTCTGTATAAGAGAATCCAATGGCCTGATCTGTCTTCCCCGCAAAGAGACCATGGAGATTTGACTCAGCCATGTGTTTGCCTCCCTTTTCAACAGTGTGGAACTGGGCACAGTTCTGAACAAAAAATCTCTTGCCTTTTTCAACATCCCCCATATTTAATTCTCTCTTTGGTCGCTGGTGCTATAAAGGTTCCCATTCAGAAGTCAGATGTCCCACTGCcttggatgcctttttttttttttttttttttttagagggggtctctttcgtccaggctggagtccagtggcacaatctgggctcattgcaacctctgcctcctgggttcaagtgattctcatgcctctgcctcccaagcagctgggattacaagcgctggctaattttttttgtatttttttttttagtagaggaggggtgtcaccatgttggccaggctggtctcaaactcctgacctcaaatgatatgcccacctcagcctcccagagtgctgggattacaggtgtgtaatcAATAAGTAATAATTACTTATTGgataacataattttaaaggtTCTCTAGACTTCCTCTTTCATTCCCCACTCCCCGCAAAATAGGCAAAACAAGAACTCCAGAAAAAACAATACTGAGAAAAAGTCTTAGCCAGAATATTCAGATGCACTTTGTAAAATCTTCAGCTGAGGTGGAATACAGGGGATGTTCAGACCCCAATATGTGCAGAGGTGATTGGAGAAAACTGGGGGGAAGAAAACTATCACCATTTCGAGATGTACCCTCCACCTTTTGACTCATGAATTACTCCTAAGTACCCATAAGTTTGCCTGTATAAGAGGATTTCAGTTCCACATTGTTTCTAAAtacttctcttttcatttcctgTGAGAGTTTATCAGCTAATACATAAAACTTCAAAATAGTCATAAAATACACTTACCCTGCAGGGCACTCTGGGgcctttatttcctcacagtCGTCATCAACCCAATGGGACTCTCCTATAAGGAAAAATGGGTAAATGTATTGTTGAATCTAATTACAAATGCCATGCCTTGAAGCTCACAATTCCGGGATCTGTGTCCTGTTTGATACTTTCTTTATGGGatatcaccagaaaaaaaaaagaaaaaaagaaaaattctgaaaaaaaaatctagtgtcTGGTTTGGCTTATAAAGTACACCCATACATGATGGGAAAGCTAAGATTTAATAACCACAAGTGGTGAGGTGTTTATTTGAGCCTTCCGAGTCTAAATGGTTTGTAGATTAAAAAAACCAGTGGCGTCAGTGAACAAAATTTCATGTTTGTATCCCTCCAGAAATAAACTGTTTGGTCATTAGATGGAACATTCTTTTCTCCACCACTGGAGATCTCAAAGCCATAGAAAGCATGACAAAACTTCCCCTTTagatgcttcaaaaaaaaaaaaaaaaaggcttagaaTCTACAGAGATAATAAGTGGAAGATCACAAAAGAAAGATTATTTGCCAATAAATCTCCATACAGCCCttgaatttagaaagaaaaaaatgctaaatttcactttttatctTCCACCAAGATCTAAGAGCATAACATCGagaatagagaacagaaaaggCCTCAGATAAAAAATAAGCTTTCCtttgaagagaataaaaattatcaaaagaatatgccttaaattattttaagagaaacaAAAGTTACATGTCCTGAACAGAAGTAAAATTTGTAACCAACACATTGGAGAAATTGCTCCCATGTAAAGAGAACTGGAAATCTTCTCTGGTCAATAAGACTCTAACTACTGGACAATGGGGTAACTACTATGCTCCTTAAAATAAAGAAGATTTACTACACATATAGTAACCCAGAGCACACACGTGGGCCTCACAAAAGTACTGAAACTAGAATTTTAAACCAGTAAAAGCCAATGCTTAATGATTCAATGATCAATGATACCAagggcttctttttaaaaaaaaaaaaaaaaaattatttctaacagCCTTTGTGGCTTCCTGGTACACTTACTGCacaggaaaattaaaaaggaaagggaaataaattCTCAACCAATTTTATGCttcaaaataaaagcataattatTGGGTAGGGGAAATTAACAATACAATAATTGTTTGCGTATGGGGAAATTcttcaaatatattaatataacacCCTCTTGCCACAACTAAACACCTTACATATTGCAGAACtgacttgatttttttcctgaaatcttTTAACGAACTTCTTCTTAAATATTCCACATCAGAGATAATGAAAAGGACTTGATTTCGAAATTGAAAAAGTGACTTACAAATAATAGATAAAGATTCTTGGATCTTCCCATCAACTTCTATAAGTGGGTTGCACAGCAACTTAAACCCATTAAAGAGAGTAACTGcgtcttttatattttctgtagtcCATTAACTATTGTTAATTTTTGGAATAAAAGCATCATATTCCACCATCAACCAGACAAACCCAACACTCATGCATATATGGCTTTGGGGTAGAACAGGAAATGCTGGCCCCCTCATCCCCTTTACCAGCAAGTACCCCCATCCCTGGGCAGTTGCCAATGCCTTGGTGAACAGTGTACATCCAATGGATAAAAAAGCCCTGGCTCCTTGCCTCAAGAGTAGTGACCTGGATTTACTTTTCAAAGCAAGCAATAGAGGGAGGTGAGGCTAACTGAGAGCACGCCCTCACTTGTCTCTCCACACTCCTACTTCCCTATCCTGCTTCCCTTTCCTCCGACATGGTTTTCCTGCAGTATATCCGTTTCCTCAATAAACTGCATGTACCGAAttcctgtctcaggctctgcttctagaaAACTTGACCTAAAACCAAGACAGGAAATTTAGAAATCTCTTCATTATTATGGTTCCGTCTAATTAAGAAATTCTGGTTTCTTTCCTTGTTACTTCAGATCTGTGAAATGCAGAGTAGCAAAACTAATGAAGAAGCATGAGAAATTAAAAAGGACAATTCATTCCTTCCTCCCAAACTCATATCCAATGTGGTCTATTCCTAGCATCCAGGATCTCCTGGAGCACCtccagtttttattcttttaaagctCAGGCCGATCCAAAGAAACACCTACCTTTGCAAACCACTTGGTAATTGGTACAGCAGTCTCCCCTGGCCAAGCAGTCCTCCGAGCAGTGACaggcattttcttcatttctgactTCTCCACATCTGTCCTTAGTACACTCCCAGCCACGGGCTAAAATCATCCCAATAAAACATTTTCACTGCTGCACACTAACCAAATGAAAGAAGCCACAATTGCTTACAGGATTTCCAATGAAGAGAGCTAAAATCTCACATCATTTACTCTGCTTGTGAAATTTGAGTTGGCTTGAGGCCCAGAGGACGTTTGGAGAACTTACAGATAAGATGAATTTCTAAGTTTTCAAATCAGAGAACAACATCAAAATTCAATTGGGTTCCTTTGGGAAAATGGGGCCCTGAAAGGCAAGCAAGTATCCCTACCATTCTGGAATTGTCCTAAAGGACCCAACAAATTTATGGCATCAAAGGTTTATGATAGGGCTATCTATTGTTGTAGGGACAGCCTCTATAGCTTGGCTGTTTTACTTTCTGAAGTGGGTGTgcttagctttatttttattttatttatttatttatttttgacagagtcttgctctcttgcccagtctggagtgccgtggcgcaatctcggctcactataacctctgcctccctggttcaagcgattatcccgcctcagcctcctgagtagttgggattacaaacatatgccaccacacctggctaatttttgtatttttagtagagacggggtttcaccatgttggccaggctggtctcaaactcctgacctcaggtgatcctcccacctcagcttcccaatgtgctgggattacaggcataagccacagcgccTAGCCTAAAGTAGCTGTGCTTAGCATTAATCAGTGTGATTCAAACACAAATAACAGGACAACTACATGGTTTCTATCTGCACCTGGAGGTTAAAGTCCTAAATAGGATGTGAAGTGTATAAAGGGGGCATTACAATGTTTGCTCAAGATTCTAACCACTGACCCAGTGTGGTCCTACCTACAATGACAGGTCAGAGTTCCTACTTTCAAGCCAAGTAAATGGGTTACAGATTTCCCTCTGTGTGTACCTGATTGAGAGCTCACTGCTTAATTCTTACATTCAGAAAAATAacctttccattttaaaaggagtgctgtgttttttgactttttcatctGCTAGAGTGTAAGCACCATGTCAGGAAAAGTGACACCTCTCTCTTCGCTCTTCTATTTCCAGTGGCAGACTGTAAGCCTGGGAGACTGCGCCTGACACATGCTAGGTGTTCAATCAATATGTATTAAATTGAATTGGAAATGACCATGGAGATAAAATACAACTCTTTAAATTCAGAACTACTCTACTGAGAACTTTCATAGTTGATTCATTTACTCATTGACTCTTATACCATGTTTTCCGTGTTCTCGGTGCCAGGATGTCATAAAGAACAGGAGAGACTAGGTctgtcttcatggagcttacattccaaTTGGAAAAGACAGATCATAGGCAAGCAAACCAATAAGCAAGATCATTTCAGCTTGTGCCAAGTGTTCTGAAGGAAGTAACAGGTGGCATTGACAGAAAGACAGGGTGAAATAGATGCTACTCCAGGAAGTAGAATGGTCAAGAAAGGTGTCACTGAGCTAAAATACATATGAACACTTCAGGTCTTTATCTCTTAAAATATGTgataagtggaaaggaatgatttTGAAAGCAATCCTGCCTCTTAGTAATATTCTACCAAGAGAAATTATTGTTAGGTGAATACATTAATAAAGAGATATTATGAgctaggctcagtggctcatgcctgtaatcccagcactttgagaggccgaggcaggtgggtcgtgaggtcaggagttcgagaccagcctggccaacatggtgaaacgccgtctctactaaagatacaaaaaattagccgggcatggttgtgcatgcctgtaattccagctactcgggaggctaaggcaggagaatcgcttgaacccgagaggcagaggttgcagtgagccaagatcacgccattgcactccagcatgggtgacagggggagactacatctcaaaagaaaaaaaaagagagatattaGTTGTTTGGCATAAGTGCTACCCCTGCCCCTTTTGGTAAATCATTAGCCAGAAAACCATGCAActactatttaatttttattcttttagaattATCTTTGCATCCTGATTCTGCTCTctgatattttttgttgttttgttttgtttttttgagaca
Protein-coding sequences here:
- the LOC112134685 gene encoding cytochrome c-like, producing MGDVEKGKRFFVQNCAQFHTVEKGGKHMAESNLHGLFAGKTDQAIGFSYTEAHKNKSITWGEDTLMEYLENPKKHIPGTKMIFADMKNKAERAALIAHLKKSYQ